The segment AATCAAAAATTCCTTCGATATCCCCGCATCAATAAAATCCCAAGGTAAAACTTCATCATACGATCTCTCTCTATTAGCATAAAAACTAGTATCTATATTAAGTTCTTCAAATGTCTCCATCCATAATTTATAATCAAAGAAATCTGCCCATCCATCAAACTTACAACCTTTTTCCCAAGCTTTTATAAGCGCTTCACTGAGCCTTCTATCTCCTCTAGCAAATATAGCCTCTAAAAAGCTCACTTCAGCATCATGTGTACTAAATGATATTTTGGGATCTCTAATTGCACTTTTGAGTGCTCTTTGCTTTTCTTTGAATTCATCCATTGTATTTTGACCATGCCATTGGAATGGTGTAAATGGTTTTGGTACAAAACATGATGCACTTGTTGCCACTCTAAGATTACCCTTACGTTCTTCTCTAGGTATTGCAAAGAATAAATCTTTGACTTTGTATGCCAAATCTCTGATACCCATTACATCATCCATAGTTTCAGTTGGCAATCCAATCATGAAATAAAGTTTGATGCTTGACCAACCCATTTTAAATGCTTGATCTGCTGTCTTTAATAAATCTTCTTCTTCTATACCTTTATTTATTGCATCTCTAAGCCTTTGACTTCCTGCTTCAGGTGCAAAAGTAAGACCTGTTTTTCTTACTTTTTGTATTTCCTCTAATACATCAAATGCAAAGTTGTCTAGTCTAAGCGACGGAAGTGATATACCAGTATTTGTTTTTTTCATTTCCACCATTAAATCTTTGACTAAAATTTCTACACACGAATAGTCACTTGTAGATAAAGACGAAAGTGATAATTCTTCAAAACCTGTATTTTGTAGTAATTTTTGTACCTTAGCTTTTATTGTCTCTACATTTCTCTCTCTAACCGGTCTATACTGCATACCAGCTTGACAAAATCTGCATCCTCTTGTACATCCTCTAAAAATTTCAACCATGGTTCTATCATGTACTGTTTCAACATAAGGAACTATAACCTTCTCTGGGAAATAAGCTTCATCTAAATTTTTCACCATAGCTTTTTTTATTCGAGCTGGATACTTTGCATCTTTTGGTAGAAATTCTTTAATTGTTCCATCTTCTTTGTACTCTACATCATAAAATTCGGGTATATAAATACCATCTAATCCAATTATAGCTTCGTAAAAAGCTTTTTTAGAAAATGAACCTTCACGCTTCATCTTTCTATATATCATTAGCAATTCTGGCAATACTTCTTCTGAATCACCAATCAAAACCACATCAACTATTGCTGCTAATGGCTCTGGATTAAATGCACAAGGTCCGCCTACCATAACTATAGGATCTGTCTCTTTTCTCTCTGACGATCTAACTGCAACTTGAGCTAAATCTAGCATATTTAATATGTTTGTGTAACTCATTTCATATTGTAATGTAAATCCAATAAAATCCATATCAATCAATGGCGTTTTGCTCTCCAATGTATATAATGGAATATTTGCATTTCTCATCTCTTTTTCCATGTCAGACCAAGGTGTAAACACCCTTTCGCAATAAACCCCATCCATATCATTTAACATATTATATATAATGTGAAGTCCCATATGAGACATTCCAATATCATATACATCTGGAAATGCAAAAGCATATCGTATATCTACATCTTTCACATTTTTTTTAAATACATTTACCTCTTCACCAATATATCTTGCTGGTTTTTCTACTTTTAATAAAATATCTTTTACCTTATCTTTAATCACTCTTAATCACCTACTATTTCTACTCACAAGCAACATTAACGTTCGATCATTTGTTAAATAAAATTTTTCACACCCTTCATTATAGCATTTTTTGTGTTTTAACTACAACAAAAAAAATAGAGCTACGCTCTATTTTTTATTTTTTCTCCAATCTAAATAACCTACATCCATGGATTTTATTAAAAGTTCTGCCGTTCCAGGGTTTGTAGCTAACGGAATATTGTGCACATCACACAATCTCATCAAAGCCAGAATATCTGGTTCATGTGGTTGTGCTGTAAGTGGATCTCTAAAAAACAATATCATATCCATATCATCAGTAGCTATACAGGCTCCTATCTGTTGATCTCCACCTAAAGGTCCTGATAAAAATCTCGTTATCTTAAGATCAGTAGCCTCCATAATCCTAAGTCCTGTAGTTCCTGTTGAAAACAACTCGTGCTGATTTAATATATTTTCGTATGCTATAGTAAAATTAACCATCTTGTCTTTCATCTTATCATGAGCTACTAATGCTATTTTCATAAAAACCCCCACTATTTCATTTTCTTTATAGGAATATTAGCAACTAATGCCTGAACTGGCATATTGTCACTTTCTCTTCTCGTTCTAGTAAATTGTAGGTTGAATTCACTTTCATCAACTTCAACATATTGACTAACTACACCTAACATCTCAGCTCTTATCTTGTCCATAAATTGAGGTGAGATATTTGTTCTATCGTGAATCAAGACCATCTTCAATCTCTCTTTTGCAACATTTTTGCTTTTTTCTGGCCTAAACATCTTAAATAGATCCATTTGATCTCCCTCCTTTATTTCTTAGCAAAAAGCTTTTTTATTTTATCAAAAAAGTTTTCCTCTGTAGTTAAATCTAAAAGAGGCACTTCCTCACCAGTAATACGCCTAGTTATATTCTTATACGCTCTACCCGCTAAGGCCCCTTGATCTGCAACTATTGGCTCACCTTTGTTTGTAGATATTACAATAGCCTCATCATCTGGAACTACTCCTATTAAGTCAACCGCCAATATATCTAATATATCCTCAACATCCATCATATCTCCTCGTTTTACCATATCTGGACGAATTCTATTTATAACTAATTTATGTTCTGAAATGCCTGCTGAATCTAAAAGACCTATTATTCTATCAGCATCTCTTACAGCTGATACCTCTGGTGTGGTTACTACTAACGCTCTATCAGCTCCAGCTATAGCGTTTTTAAACCCTTGCTCAATGCCTGCTGGGCAATCTATCAGTACATAATCAAACATAGTTTTAAGCTCATCTGTCAATAACTTCATTTGTTCTGGACTAACTGCAGTTTTATCTTTTGTCTGAGCTGCAGGTATTAAATAAAGTCCTTCATGTTTTTTGTCTTTAATCATACCCTGCTTTATTTTACAGTTTTCTTCAACTATGTCAACCAAATCATATACTATTCTGTTCTCAAGACCCATTACAACATCCAAATTTCTAAGTCCAATATCAGCATCAACAACTACTACTTTTTTATTTAAAAGTGCTAAACCTGTACCAATATTTGCAGTCGTAGTCGTTTTACCAACCCCGCCTTTACCCGATGTAATAACAATGACTTCGCTCATTTTAATCCCCCATTTACTTTTATCTTTTTTACTCAGCTTCAATCATCACTTGATTATCTTCAATCCTCGCAATTTCTGGCCCTTGCGGGACAAAATCGTCATCAGAAGATATAGCTATCAAATCCGCAATTCTAAGTTGTATTGGTTGCAACAATTTAGAATACACAATGGCATCTCTATTGCCTTCACAACCAGCATGAACAACACCCCTAAGGTTTCCATAAATTATGATATTTCCTGTAGCTGTAATTTCTGCTCCAGGATTTACATCTCCAAATACTATTACTGAACCATTATAGGTTATACTTTGTCCAGATCTCATAGTAGCTTTAACAAACAATGTATAATCCTCTTCGATTCCTACAAATCTATTTATGGTATTCATTCCAACTTTTTCTTCATGATCAGAGGATTCTTCTGAAGCTATTTCTGTTTTTTTCTCGTCATAATACTCTACAATAGCACTTAATTTCTCCGAAAACAATTTTTCCAGCTTTTCTCTTTGTACTTCGTCAAACAATCCATTTCTAATACTAATCTTACTACAATCTTGATAAAATTCATAATATTTTTCCAGCTTTTCCTCAATTTCATCGTAAATCACATTAAAATCATCCGTCGTCGTTTTTAAGTAAAGACCCTCTTTAATATTTCCTTTAAAACTAACTTGTTCTTTTACCATATTTTTCCTCCGCATGCCCTTATTTATTTTTCTAAGCTTGCTTTAAAATCAAAGCCGGATTCCTTATAATTTAGTCCCAAATATTGAGCCATTATATCCCTGCTCATAGGACCTGCTGAACCACCATGTCCCGCTTGGAATATAACTGTTGCAACAGCAATCTCTGGATCATCGTATGGTGCAAATGACACAAACCAACCATAACTGTCATAGCTTTCTCCAGTAATAGGATTAATACCATCTTTTTCTGCTGTTCCAGTTTTAGCAGCAACTTCAACTGGGAAATTTCTAAATATACTTCTCGCTGTACCATCTGTCGTAACTTTATTCATGGCTTTCTTAATTATATCCAAATCTACCCTGTTTGAAACTTCAATTTGATGAGCTTCATCAATTGGTTCATCCAGTTTTTTTCTATTTTCAAAATCTTTAACCACATCTATAGTACTAACTTTATGTCTCAATCCATCATTCGCAAGCGTTGCTATATAATTAGCCATTTGAATAGGAGTATATGCATTTTCTCCCTGACCAATACTAACATTTAATGTGTTCGCTTTTCTCCATCCTGCGTCATATAAATATCTATACCTTATTGTATCTGCAAGACTGTTTTCTTTTCCATTTGATTTGTCCGGATTTAAGCCCAACTTTTTTAATTCCTTATATACCGTGTTATAACTAGGTGTTTTTTCAAGTTCTGCCCAGCCTGAAATCTCTTCTATAATCTTCTTTCTATGCTCTTCAGAAATTTCTTCATCACTTATTAGATAAAACTCAAGATTTTGATTTAAAAAATTAGCAATTTTTCGTTTACTATATAGTGCTTTAGTAACTGGATTTGGAACTCCACCCGATCTCTCATTAGGTATATTAATTTCAATTCCAGTTTTATCATTTAAACCAAACTCGTTCGCTATTTTAATTATATCATAGATGTTTACATTTAATCCAAGTTTCTTTGAAGTTCTCATATTTTCTCCAAGAACTACTGTATAGAAATAATAGTTACAAGATTCCTGTATCGCTTTAATCATATCAGTAGGCCCATGCATTCTTCCATAACCATTCCAGTACCAGCATCCAAATCTTGAATTACCATATTCTATATATCCCAACGAATTAATTTTTTGATAAGGATTCATACCCTTATCAAGTGCTGCTACTGCCGTAATCATTTTAAATATAGATCCAGGTTGTATTGCTGTTTGAAGTGCTATATTGTAAAGTGGTCTAGGAGCCATAACATCTTTATCTTCCTTTGGCAATAAGCTGTTCCAATTTTTGGTAGTTATTCCAGTCGCAAATAAATTAGGATCATACGCTGGATAACTAGCTAAAGCAAGCACTTTACCCGTTTTTACATCTATAGCTACCGTTGCTCCAGATGTTGCATTTTTAAAATGCTCTCTATCCCTTGCATAACTATAGTTTCCCCAAACACTCTTGTATTCTGTTTTTGCCTGAATAGTGTCTAATGAATGTTTTAAACTTTCTTCAGCAACTTGTTGTAACTTTCCATCAATACTCATATAAACATTGTTTCCAGGCGTTGCATTCTCAACAGACTTCACATCTATTATATTTCCTCCGATATCTACCTCTACCTGTTTTTTACCATCTGTTCCTTTGAGCCACTTTTCATAGCTTTGTTCTATTCCAGTTTTACCAATAATATCATTTGGTGTATATCTTCCATCTCCATTTTTTATATATTTATCAATCTCTGATTGCTGAGATATTTTTCCAAGATATCCTAGCAAATGAGCTGCTGTAGTCCCTTCTGGATAATACCTAATAGGTTCAGCAGTAACCTTTACTGCGGGGAGAGCCATTTCATTTTCCATAATTCGTGAAACCGTAACATCTTTTACATCATATGATATATTTATTGGATAATACGCTAAGTATCCAGTTTTTTGCAATTGATCTATACCTGTAAATATCAATCTTTTCTCATACTTACTCAATGATTTATCTATATCATAATAGTCTTCACCAGAAATAATTTCAAAACTTTCTTCCGCTGTAGCTGTCTCACTTACTTTTCTATAAAGTGACGTCCAATTATTTTTTTCTAATATCGGCACGTAATTCCATTCCTCCGTAGATTCATTTGAAATAGATATTCTAGGATTAATTCCTTTATTGAGCATAGCTTTTTGCGCATAAAATTTTATCTCTGAACTTGCAACAAAGTCCTTTAATATTTCTTTTTCTTTAGACATTAGCAATATCGCATCAATAGCACTTGTATCAACATTTAGTCCAGCTTTAATCAAAAAATTACGCTTTTTGCCATCTATAAATTTAAATGCAGGACGTCCATTTATGTCCTTTCCAAGTTCTATTGGAATATTTTGCTCTTCTTGCAATTTTTTGAGTAATTCTTCTCCAACAAGAATTTCTTTATCGTTTTTCGTAAGCATCAACTCGTATATACAACTATCTAAAACAATATTATAAAAGTCATCAACAGCAATACTATCCATTGTTATTTTAGAATGATTAGCCATCAATGTTCTTTTAATCTGTCTATACTCCGAATCGTAATCATATGAGTACTCAATAAGTTCAAAATCTTTATCTAAACCATTGCTTTGGAGTATCTCAAAAACAAATTTCCTCATTATCGGATTTTCAAGCGTAGATTCTAAAATACTCTTCTGAGTTTCTATTGCCTTTATTATCACTTCTTTGGGGTCTCTCTGCGTTATTCCTTGTTTCAAACAAAACAAATTAAATGCTTCTTGATCATCTATGGCAAACTGAGTTTGGAACTCTCCAGAATCAACTTTTATACCCGAATTTCCAAGTTCATTTTCAACAACATTAAACAACTCTCGGCCTGCAGAATACTTGTACTTACTTGTTTCTGTATTGTGAGTATAGTAATTATCTATCAGTTGATTTAAAAGCTTATTTTCAATGATTATTTCAGCTAACTCTCTTTTGATATTTAATCCACTTTCTGTTACTGTGTTTTCTTCATCGGTATTAGCATATTTTTCTTCTATATAAGCAGTCCTATCTCTGATTTCTATTACATTTAAGTCTATTGGAAACTCATCAATATAGTGTTCTCCTTCTTCTTCAAGTATAGTGTATAGTTTCAACAGTATCTCATTTTTTCTGTTTTTTTGTATTTCATCTTTTGCAATTTGTATAGTAAAACTAGTTTTATTTCCAGCTAACAAACGTCCATATCTATCTCGAATTTCACCTCTAGCCGCTTCTATCGGTACCGTTTTGAGACGCTTTCTCTCTGATTCAGCTCTATGTTTTTCGCCTTCTACTATAGTAAGATTAGCTAATCCAAACGACAAAAATATAATAACTAGAAAAACAAACAAAATCATAATATTATATCTATCTGTTATCTTCTCAACAATTTTCATCCCATCACCTATTTCTAGAAAATTTAAGCGAATTTTCTCTGTAAATTTTTGCAATAATTCTGTATAGTACAAGCGTCCATATGACATTTAGTGCACATTCGATAACGCCTACTTCACTTAAAAATAATATCAAATTAAACTTTACCCCTTGAAAAAACATAGCAAAAGCATAACTAATATGATAAAAAAACGTACTGATCGCCACATAAATTACGGCTATAATGCTTAAATCAACTGGTAAATTTTCCTTATACTTCATTACTATATATACAATCGCAACATATATCAAAATATTTATCCCAATACCTCGTCCGTACAAAAGGTCTTGTAATAATCCGATAAATATAGCCATTGTATAACTAAAATTTTTGTTCTTTATCAATGCAAAACAAACAACAAATACAAGAGCAGTATTAGGCGATACACCTAATACTGTAAAATCCCTCATAAATGTTGTTTGAATTCCAAAGTTAATTACAGCAATCAACAATCCTATCAAATAATCCATATTTACTCTCCATCGTCATGTAGTACAATAACTTTGCTAATTTTCTTAAAATCTATCTGTGGTTTAACTTTAACGCTTTTGATGAGAGAATCATCACTCTTACTAATTTCAGCAATCTCACCTATATAAATGTTTTTGCGAAATACTCCACCAGTTCCAGATGTAACTAATTTATCACCAACAACTATATCTGCCTCACTGTCAAATAGATATCCACTAATAGTTTTCTCCAAACTTCCAGACAAAATCCCTTGATCTTCAGTCCTGACAACTCTAAAACTTACACTACTGCCATAATCAACTACAGCTATAACTCTAGACCAATTATCTCCAATTTCTACAACTCTACCAACAAGACCTTCAATTACTAGTTTTTCATCATATTGAACTGGTAACACTACCATATCATTCAACAAAACTCCATCTTGGCTCCCTTTGTTTATAGTAAAATTGTTAAACCAATTGCCAGGGTCTTTGCCAACAACTTCTGCATCTATATAATTATTTTCACTAGTCTTCGTTAATTCATACTCTCTTTTCAAATAATCTTTCTTAGAAATAATGTCTTTTATCAATCTATTTTCTTCTTCTAAAAACGCTATTTCTTTTTTTAAAGTTTCATTTTCTTTTTTTATATATGAGATACTTCCAACAGTATGAAGTGCATCTGATACAGATTGACTCATATTCTTGAAAAACGACTGAACTGTTACCAGTACGCCTCCAGTTTTATCTTCAACTACACTAGCATCTCTAGGCGAACCAGATGTAAAAATAATAATGACAAATAGCAAAAATATAGCCAGCCCTACGATGACTTTCTTAAAAAAGCCTTTTTGCAAATTCATCTAAATCACCATCTAGAATTTTTTGTATTTACTGCTACGTTCTTAAGCATTTTAAGATCTTCTACTGCTTTTCCTGTTCCCATAACTACACAATCTAGTGGCTCATCCGCTATTTGAACTTGTATACCAGTTTCTTCAGATATAATTTTATCAAGTCCGCTAAGCAAAGCACCACCACCTGTAAGCATTATACCTGCTCTAATGACATCCGCAGCCAATTCTGGTGGAGTTTTTTCCAAAGTAAATTTAATAGCCTCTACAATATTCGCAACAGGCTCGCTAAGAGCTTCTCGTATTTCATATGATGAAATTTCTATTGTCTTAGGTAATCCTGAAATCAAGTCTCTTCCTCGTATACTCATTTTCTGTTCTTTTATTTGAGAATGAGCTGATCCTATTTCTATTTTTATTTCCTCTGCAGTTCTAGAACCAATCATCAAACTATATGTCTTCTTTATAAAACTCACTATAGATTCATCTAGTTCATCTCCACCTACTCGGATTGATTTACTAGTAACTATTCCGCCTAGTGATATAACTGCAACTTCTGTAGTTCCACCACCAATGTCTACAACCATACTTCCTGTAGGCTCTTGAACTGGAAGCCCTGCTCCAATAGCAGCTGCCATTGGCTCTTCTATCAAATATGCTTCTCTCGCTCCTGCCTGCTGAGTCGCTTCTTCAACAGCTCTTCTTTCAACTTCAGTTACGCCAGAAGGAATACATACCATTACTCTTGGTCTTACAAATGCATTTTTTTGAAATGCCTTATTCATAAAGTATTTTATCATACTCTGCGTTACTCCAAAATCAGCTATAACACCTTCTTTAACAGGTCTAATCGCTGATATATTGCCAGGTGTTCTACCAATCATACTCTTAGCCTCTGCACCAACTGACAATACCTTTCCTGATTTAGAATCTATAGCGACTACCGAAGGTTCTCTAACTACAATTCCTTTTCCCTTTACATACACCAATGTATTTGCAGTTCCCAAATCAATTCCTATATCTTTTGTAAATAACATTTATTTTCCTCCTCAAATCAGACCCTCTTCTTTCATGCTATAATACTTAGCTTCGCCAATTATAACATGATCTAGAACATTTATGCCTAAAAGCTCTCCTGCTTCAAAAAGTCTGTGCGTTAAATTTATATCTTCTTTACTCGGTCTCGGGTCTCCACTTGGATGGTTATGAATCAATATTATAGATGCACTAGAATGCTTTATAGCCTCTATAAATACTTCTCTCGGATGAACTATAGATGTATTGAGACTCCCGATAGAAATATTCTTGACTTCCTGAACTACATTCTTAGTATTTAGCAATATTATATTAAAATATTCCTTAGTTTTAAATTTCAAATCATCCATCACAAGATAAGCTGCATCACATGGACATGTTATTTTTTTAGAATGATCTCGCTTTATAGAATTAAACCTTTTTGCTAATTCTACGGATGCTAAGATTTTACATGCTTTAGCATCTCCTATTCCATCAAACTGCATAAGTTGCTCATATCCAATATTTATGATGCTCTCTAATCCCTTATTTTCATTTAGTAAATCTCTAGAAACATCTAGTGCTGATCGCTTTACAGAGCCACTGCCTATAACTAATGCTATTAATTCTGCATTGCTCAAAAAATTAGCACCATATTCTCTTAATTTTTCTCTAGGTCTGTCATCAAATGGCAAATCTTTTATTCTCATATCAGAATACATCGAATCACTCCAATTTCTCAGACTTTATACCCTAAATTAAATAAAAATCATAAAACTTTTCTAACACTTCTGCTATTTTTTCTATCGGAAGTCCAACTACATTTGAATAGCTCCCATTTATTCTTTCTACCAAAAGTTCTCCTAGCCCCTGTATGCCATAGCTTCCAGCTTTATCAGCATACTCTTTTGTTTCTAAATATCTTTGAATCTTAGCATCAGTCAAATCTTTGAAATACACTTCTGTTTCAACATAATCTACATGTTTCTTCCCAGTAGATAAATTTATTAAACAAAAACCAGTTATAACACTATGTTTTTTCCCCGAAAGTTTATTTAGCATTAATTTCGCATCTTCATAGTTTTTTGGTTTTCCAAGTACTTCTTCATTTAATACAACAATTGTATCTGCACCTAAAACAATATCTTCTTCGTATTTATTAGCTACTTCATAAGCTTTTTGAAACGCAAGTCCCATAGCTATTTGCTCTGGCTTCTCATCTGTTCTAATAACTTCTTCTGACTCGCTTTTACAAATTTCTAACTCTATGGAGTATTTTTCTAAAATTTCTCTTCGCCTAGGTGATTGTGATGCCAATATTAATCTTCCCACAACTGCCTCCTCTAGTGTCTCTCTTTTTTAGCTACAGTTTTTCGTCTGCCGATATTTATGGACTCAGAATGTTTTAATACCAAAATACTGTAACTACCTAACATATTAAGTTTATCATTCCTATTTTGCTTTTACAAGATTTTTAATCGTGAAAAATATGTAAGAAGTTTTTTTGTCCTACAAATAATAAAAAAGCCACCTCTGTTTCCAGAAGTGACTCTCTAATAAATTTTATTTAACTTTAGGAATCATCTTACCAGTTTCCTTGTCAAAATGAGGTGTAATCGCTCCTGTAGGACATTTTTTCGCACATAGCATACAGTTTTTACATTTTTCATAATCAATAACTGCAAGGTTGTTTTCAAACGACATAGCATCAAATGGACAAGCTTTTACGCACATTTGACATCCTATACAACCATTAGCACAAGAATCCTTTACGTCCTTACCTCTATCTTTACTATTACAGTCTACAAATACTTTTTGCTTATAAGGCACTAATTCTATAATATGTTTTGGACAAGCACTTATGCATGCTCCACATGAAGTACATTTTTCTTCATTAATTTTTGCTATTCCATCTACCATTTCAATAGCATCAAATGCACATACATCTTTACATGTACCATATCCTAGACATCCATAATCACATGCTTTTTGTCCACCCTTTACATTAGCTGCTGCCTTACATTCTTTTATACCTTCATAAATCAATTTATCTTTGGCTATAGAACATGTCCCCTGACATTTAACTCTAGCAACTTTTTTATCAGCGCTTCCAGCTTCTACACCCATTATTTCTGCAATTTTTGCGGCACAATCAGCTCCGCCTACTGGACATGCATTTGCAGGTGCATCTCCTTTTGCTATAGCGCCAGCTAAACCATCACAGCCTGGATATCCACAAGCACCACAATTCGCACCAGGAAGTGCTCCTCTTATAGCTTCAACCTTTGGATCAACTTCTACTGCAAATTTCTTAGCCGCTACACCGAGAATGAGACCAAAAAGTAAACCCAATCCCGCTAAACATAAAATCGAATAGATTATAATTTCCACTTTTTTCTGCCTCCTTCTATACTAAGCCTGTAAAACCTAAAAATGCAATGGCCATAAGTCCTGCTGTAATAAGTGCTATTGGAAAACCTTCTAGCGACTCTGGTACATCAGCTAGTGCCAAACGCTCACGAATACCTGCAAATAAAACTATTACAAGTGTAAAACCAATAGCAGCTGCTACTGAATGTGCTACTAATTGAACTAAATTAAATCCTTCTTGAATATTTAATATAGAAAGACCCAATACTGCACAGTTTGTTGTTATAAGTGGCAAGTAAACACCTAACGCTTCATAAAGCG is part of the Tissierellales bacterium genome and harbors:
- a CDS encoding TIGR03960 family B12-binding radical SAM protein, producing the protein MIKDKVKDILLKVEKPARYIGEEVNVFKKNVKDVDIRYAFAFPDVYDIGMSHMGLHIIYNMLNDMDGVYCERVFTPWSDMEKEMRNANIPLYTLESKTPLIDMDFIGFTLQYEMSYTNILNMLDLAQVAVRSSERKETDPIVMVGGPCAFNPEPLAAIVDVVLIGDSEEVLPELLMIYRKMKREGSFSKKAFYEAIIGLDGIYIPEFYDVEYKEDGTIKEFLPKDAKYPARIKKAMVKNLDEAYFPEKVIVPYVETVHDRTMVEIFRGCTRGCRFCQAGMQYRPVRERNVETIKAKVQKLLQNTGFEELSLSSLSTSDYSCVEILVKDLMVEMKKTNTGISLPSLRLDNFAFDVLEEIQKVRKTGLTFAPEAGSQRLRDAINKGIEEEDLLKTADQAFKMGWSSIKLYFMIGLPTETMDDVMGIRDLAYKVKDLFFAIPREERKGNLRVATSASCFVPKPFTPFQWHGQNTMDEFKEKQRALKSAIRDPKISFSTHDAEVSFLEAIFARGDRRLSEALIKAWEKGCKFDGWADFFDYKLWMETFEELNIDTSFYANRERSYDEVLPWDFIDAGISKEFLIRENEKCKSEELTCDCRKQCHGCGITKTFGSGVCNV
- a CDS encoding methylglyoxal synthase; protein product: MKIALVAHDKMKDKMVNFTIAYENILNQHELFSTGTTGLRIMEATDLKITRFLSGPLGGDQQIGACIATDDMDMILFFRDPLTAQPHEPDILALMRLCDVHNIPLATNPGTAELLIKSMDVGYLDWRKNKK
- the minE gene encoding cell division topological specificity factor MinE, which codes for MDLFKMFRPEKSKNVAKERLKMVLIHDRTNISPQFMDKIRAEMLGVVSQYVEVDESEFNLQFTRTRRESDNMPVQALVANIPIKKMK
- the minD gene encoding septum site-determining protein MinD, which translates into the protein MSEVIVITSGKGGVGKTTTTANIGTGLALLNKKVVVVDADIGLRNLDVVMGLENRIVYDLVDIVEENCKIKQGMIKDKKHEGLYLIPAAQTKDKTAVSPEQMKLLTDELKTMFDYVLIDCPAGIEQGFKNAIAGADRALVVTTPEVSAVRDADRIIGLLDSAGISEHKLVINRIRPDMVKRGDMMDVEDILDILAVDLIGVVPDDEAIVISTNKGEPIVADQGALAGRAYKNITRRITGEEVPLLDLTTEENFFDKIKKLFAKK
- the minC gene encoding septum site-determining protein MinC, which translates into the protein MVKEQVSFKGNIKEGLYLKTTTDDFNVIYDEIEEKLEKYYEFYQDCSKISIRNGLFDEVQREKLEKLFSEKLSAIVEYYDEKKTEIASEESSDHEEKVGMNTINRFVGIEEDYTLFVKATMRSGQSITYNGSVIVFGDVNPGAEITATGNIIIYGNLRGVVHAGCEGNRDAIVYSKLLQPIQLRIADLIAISSDDDFVPQGPEIARIEDNQVMIEAE
- a CDS encoding penicillin-binding transpeptidase domain-containing protein; this translates as MKIVEKITDRYNIMILFVFLVIIFLSFGLANLTIVEGEKHRAESERKRLKTVPIEAARGEIRDRYGRLLAGNKTSFTIQIAKDEIQKNRKNEILLKLYTILEEEGEHYIDEFPIDLNVIEIRDRTAYIEEKYANTDEENTVTESGLNIKRELAEIIIENKLLNQLIDNYYTHNTETSKYKYSAGRELFNVVENELGNSGIKVDSGEFQTQFAIDDQEAFNLFCLKQGITQRDPKEVIIKAIETQKSILESTLENPIMRKFVFEILQSNGLDKDFELIEYSYDYDSEYRQIKRTLMANHSKITMDSIAVDDFYNIVLDSCIYELMLTKNDKEILVGEELLKKLQEEQNIPIELGKDINGRPAFKFIDGKKRNFLIKAGLNVDTSAIDAILLMSKEKEILKDFVASSEIKFYAQKAMLNKGINPRISISNESTEEWNYVPILEKNNWTSLYRKVSETATAEESFEIISGEDYYDIDKSLSKYEKRLIFTGIDQLQKTGYLAYYPINISYDVKDVTVSRIMENEMALPAVKVTAEPIRYYPEGTTAAHLLGYLGKISQQSEIDKYIKNGDGRYTPNDIIGKTGIEQSYEKWLKGTDGKKQVEVDIGGNIIDVKSVENATPGNNVYMSIDGKLQQVAEESLKHSLDTIQAKTEYKSVWGNYSYARDREHFKNATSGATVAIDVKTGKVLALASYPAYDPNLFATGITTKNWNSLLPKEDKDVMAPRPLYNIALQTAIQPGSIFKMITAVAALDKGMNPYQKINSLGYIEYGNSRFGCWYWNGYGRMHGPTDMIKAIQESCNYYFYTVVLGENMRTSKKLGLNVNIYDIIKIANEFGLNDKTGIEINIPNERSGGVPNPVTKALYSKRKIANFLNQNLEFYLISDEEISEEHRKKIIEEISGWAELEKTPSYNTVYKELKKLGLNPDKSNGKENSLADTIRYRYLYDAGWRKANTLNVSIGQGENAYTPIQMANYIATLANDGLRHKVSTIDVVKDFENRKKLDEPIDEAHQIEVSNRVDLDIIKKAMNKVTTDGTARSIFRNFPVEVAAKTGTAEKDGINPITGESYDSYGWFVSFAPYDDPEIAVATVIFQAGHGGSAGPMSRDIMAQYLGLNYKESGFDFKASLEK
- the mreD gene encoding rod shape-determining protein MreD gives rise to the protein MDYLIGLLIAVINFGIQTTFMRDFTVLGVSPNTALVFVVCFALIKNKNFSYTMAIFIGLLQDLLYGRGIGINILIYVAIVYIVMKYKENLPVDLSIIAVIYVAISTFFYHISYAFAMFFQGVKFNLILFLSEVGVIECALNVIWTLVLYRIIAKIYRENSLKFSRNR
- the mreC gene encoding rod shape-determining protein MreC, with product MNLQKGFFKKVIVGLAIFLLFVIIIFTSGSPRDASVVEDKTGGVLVTVQSFFKNMSQSVSDALHTVGSISYIKKENETLKKEIAFLEEENRLIKDIISKKDYLKREYELTKTSENNYIDAEVVGKDPGNWFNNFTINKGSQDGVLLNDMVVLPVQYDEKLVIEGLVGRVVEIGDNWSRVIAVVDYGSSVSFRVVRTEDQGILSGSLEKTISGYLFDSEADIVVGDKLVTSGTGGVFRKNIYIGEIAEISKSDDSLIKSVKVKPQIDFKKISKVIVLHDDGE